The bacterium genome has a window encoding:
- the rplV gene encoding 50S ribosomal protein L22 yields the protein METKAIARYIRMSPQKVRLVADTIRGKRVAEALATLDYTPKAAARVVRKVLKSAVANAEHNLKADHAEEFRVAAVLVDGGPMIKRFRPRAQGRAAKIWKRTSHVTVVLRDGI from the coding sequence ATGGAAACGAAGGCAATCGCGCGCTACATCAGGATGTCGCCGCAGAAGGTGCGCCTCGTCGCGGACACGATCCGCGGCAAGCGCGTCGCCGAGGCGCTGGCGACGCTGGACTACACGCCCAAGGCCGCGGCCCGGGTCGTGCGCAAGGTGCTCAAGTCGGCCGTGGCCAACGCCGAGCACAACCTCAAGGCCGACCACGCCGAGGAGTTCCGCGTCGCCGCGGTGCTCGTGGACGGCGGTCCGATGATCAAGCGGTTCCGCCCGCGCGCGCAGGGGCGGGCGGCGAAGATCTGGAAGCGGACGAGCCACGTCACGGTCGTCCTGCGCGACGGCATCTAG
- the rpsS gene encoding 30S ribosomal protein S19, producing MGRSSRKGPFIDQHLLDKIEALNRAGEKKVVKTWSRRSVIAPEFVGHTVAVHNGKKFIPVYLTENMVGHRLGEFSPTRTFRGHGTKAEKAAAPAPAAPPAAGK from the coding sequence ATGGGTCGTTCGTCGCGCAAGGGACCGTTCATCGACCAGCACCTGCTGGACAAGATCGAGGCGCTCAACCGCGCCGGCGAGAAGAAGGTCGTCAAGACCTGGTCGCGCCGCTCGGTGATCGCGCCCGAGTTCGTCGGCCACACCGTCGCGGTGCACAACGGGAAGAAGTTCATCCCGGTCTACCTGACCGAGAACATGGTCGGGCACCGGCTCGGCGAGTTCTCCCCGACGCGGACCTTCCGCGGCCACGGGACGAAGGCCGAGAAGGCGGCCGCGCCCGCGCCGGCGGCGCCGCCCGCCGCGGGCAAGTAG
- the rplB gene encoding 50S ribosomal protein L2 yields the protein MAIKKYRPTSPGIRFRTDLGNEELTAARPHRALTEKLKKSGGRNSRGKVTAYHRGGGHRRKYRVIDFNRDKAGVPGKVVTLEYDPNRTARIALVSYRDGAKAYVLAPDKLAVGDTIVAGSGSDIKVGNTLPLKNIPLGTVIHNIELRPGQGGRLVRSAGTLAQLVAREGDYAQVKLPSGEVRMVPVVCRATIGQVGNLEQENVFLGKAGRTRWRGRRPHVRGVAMNPVDHPHGGGEGKTSGGRHPVTPWGKPTKGAKTRGRKPSDKFIVKRRNAK from the coding sequence ATGGCCATCAAGAAGTACCGCCCGACCTCCCCGGGCATCCGGTTCCGGACGGACCTCGGCAACGAGGAGCTCACCGCCGCCCGGCCGCACCGCGCCCTGACGGAGAAGCTCAAGAAGAGCGGCGGCCGCAACAGCCGCGGCAAGGTCACCGCCTACCACCGCGGCGGCGGGCACCGGCGCAAGTACCGGGTCATCGACTTCAACCGCGACAAGGCCGGCGTGCCGGGCAAGGTCGTGACCCTCGAGTACGACCCGAACCGCACGGCGCGCATCGCGCTCGTGAGCTACCGCGACGGCGCGAAGGCCTACGTGCTGGCGCCGGACAAGCTCGCCGTCGGCGACACGATCGTCGCGGGCAGCGGCTCGGACATCAAGGTCGGCAACACGCTGCCGCTGAAGAACATCCCGCTCGGCACGGTGATCCACAACATCGAGCTGCGGCCCGGCCAGGGCGGGCGGCTCGTGCGCAGCGCCGGGACGCTGGCGCAGCTGGTGGCGCGCGAGGGCGACTACGCGCAGGTCAAGCTGCCCTCGGGCGAGGTGCGGATGGTCCCGGTGGTCTGCCGCGCCACGATCGGGCAGGTCGGGAACCTCGAGCAGGAGAACGTCTTCCTCGGCAAGGCCGGGCGCACGCGCTGGCGCGGGCGCCGGCCGCACGTGCGCGGCGTGGCGATGAACCCCGTCGACCACCCGCACGGCGGCGGCGAGGGCAAGACCTCCGGCGGGCGCCACCCGGTGACCCCCTGGGGCAAGCCGACCAAGGGCGCCAAGACCCGCGGCCGCAAGCCGTCCGACAAGTTCATCGTCAAGCGCCGGAACGCGAAGTAG
- a CDS encoding 50S ribosomal protein L23, which translates to MGKVKDPHDIIRVPLLTEKCHDLKERHNQVAFRVDRDATKSDIKAAVEKVFKAKVAAVNVVNVAGKEKRLGKNVGRRSDWKKAIVTLKPGEKIEIIEGVS; encoded by the coding sequence ATGGGCAAAGTGAAGGACCCGCACGACATCATCCGCGTGCCGCTGCTCACGGAGAAGTGCCACGACCTGAAGGAGCGGCACAACCAGGTCGCCTTCCGGGTGGACCGCGACGCGACCAAGAGCGACATCAAGGCCGCGGTCGAGAAGGTCTTCAAGGCCAAGGTCGCGGCGGTCAACGTCGTGAACGTGGCCGGCAAGGAGAAGCGCCTCGGGAAGAACGTCGGCCGGCGCTCCGACTGGAAGAAGGCGATCGTCACGCTCAAGCCCGGCGAGAAGATCGAGATCATCGAAGGGGTGTCATAA
- the rplD gene encoding 50S ribosomal protein L4 yields ETNGKTKALALWLGTTGWRDGGALLVHAAAGDTLLRAGRNLPDVKVARPGGFALNDLVGYRHLVLTRAALAAMEELWAK; encoded by the coding sequence GAGACCAACGGCAAGACCAAGGCGCTCGCGCTCTGGCTCGGCACCACCGGCTGGCGCGACGGCGGGGCGCTGCTCGTGCACGCGGCCGCCGGCGACACGCTGCTGCGGGCCGGCCGCAACCTCCCCGACGTCAAGGTGGCGCGCCCCGGCGGCTTCGCCCTCAACGACCTCGTGGGCTACCGCCACCTGGTGCTGACGCGCGCGGCCCTCGCCGCGATGGAGGAGCTATGGGCAAAGTGA